Sequence from the Fragaria vesca subsp. vesca linkage group LG4, FraVesHawaii_1.0, whole genome shotgun sequence genome:
TCGCATGCATATATAGCCAATAAGTTTTAAGGTATTTATCCGCAGCCTCTTGCAGTTTTAACATATTTCAAAGTTCCTGATAGGCTAGCTGACATAGGATCGTCAAAACCAAGCAGTATAACCGCCAGAACGTGGAATGTTGAATGTTCTAGCAGCTTACCTAGCTCGCTCAAACAAATACTTCAAATACACACATATATACATGTGTATTTCATGTATATAATGCAACTTTTCATATGAATACTGGTCTATCCATGCCATTTCATGTATTAATTTGATTCATGGTATTGATTGATTTCTATACAGCGCTTGATTTTCCCAACCCAGTTTGAACTTTCATCAAATTAAGTACGTATGTTGATCAACCAGCCAGCTAGAACAACCTAATTTGGACCTAACTTTTTTTCTGGATCGAAATGTGTTTGCTGGTCTGTCTGTCATTCAAAAATGAAATTACCACGCTAGCTTAAACTATTAAATCAGAAGCATTACTATCGTCTGAGCAGGTCCGGACCTGAGATTTTCAGGCCTGAGTCGAACTATAAAAGTTGGGCCCTCAAATCATAATGTGCATTTCGTGTCATTTTTTTTATTAAATGCATTTTCTTTATAAAAGTTTTTCGGGAACTAGCTAATTAACAATAATAAACAACAAACATGTAATTTCCGAAAATATAGTCATGTAATATCCGAATATATGTAGAGATTACCAAACCTCTCTATGTTTTAGTAATTTTATATCTAAATATTCTAGTAATCCTATTTAGATAATATTTTAATAATCATATTTACATTATAAATCCTATTTATAAAACAAATTTCTTTCTGTTCAAAAAAACAAATTTCTTACTTCAATAGATTTTAAAATATACTATAATTATATATAACTTGTTGAACTTGTACGGGCCCATCATGTCAGTATTTTTTTTTAATTTAATTTGGCAAAACTTGAGCTTGATTACTGTGCTTGCAGGATGATTAATGAAAACTTGTTAATTTTTTTCTGAGCCCTTTATGACTCCGGGCCTTGAGTCGGTTGACTCCTCAGCCTCATATCAAGTCCGGGCATGCGTCTGAGGCTACACTAATAACCTTACTTGTTGTCCTTCATCTGACCTTCCTTTTGGGCCTGTCTTGTTATGCAAATCTATGTTTTTGAGGTCTATATATGTTGAAAAATTAAGTTGTAGGTAGGCTAAATGGATCAAGTATATATAGAATCAAAGAAATCGTTGTTTCATAAATTGAACATTCAGAAGCAACGAGGAACTGAAAAATAGCCTAAATTCATTATGATGACCGTTAAATTTCTCCATCCCAAAATTCTTCAGGAGACTTGTAAGGGCCTTGATCTGCTATGAAATCAAATGCCTGATACCCTCTTTTTTGCGGGATTTGATCGATCTTTTCCACCTCCTCAGGACTCAGCTCCCAGTCGAATATTTCCACATTCTCTTTAATCCTCTCCTTATTGAAGCTCTTGACCACAAAACTCACCCCTTGCTCATAAACCCACCTCAGACAAACCTGAGCAAGACTTTTCCCCTTTGCATCTGCAATCTGTTTGAGGACCTCACATTCCATAACGGCGTTGGATCCCCATGGTGTTCCTTGCCCCCCCAAAGGAGAGTAGGCCGTGACAACTATACCCTTTCTCTTACACAATTCTCTCACCTTCTTCTGCTGCCATACTGGATTCATCTCCACCTTACCAAAATATATAATTAATTACCAGACTAATTGATTAATTAACAAGTAACAAATTAGCTAAGCATGGATATGTGTATGCATGTATGATCTAGTACTAAATTGAGAAGTATGCAAAATCATAGAATGATTAACCCTTGACTAATTAATCAATTAATTACCAAAAAAATACTAATGATTCATTACTTGGTTGACTGCAGGAGGGATTTTGGCAGTGGCAAGCAAGGTTTCGATCTTTTGGCATGAAAAATTGCTGACTCCGATGGACTGGGTGAGGCCTAGCTTCTGGCACTCTTCCATGGCTTCCCATACACCCTTAAAGTCCATAGGAAGAAGGTGATCTTTGTTAATAGGAAAGTCATAGCTGGGAGTCTTCAAACTCACAGGCCAGTGAATCAGATAAAGATTAAGGTACTCCAACCCCAGATTTCTGCATGCAGGAAAATAAATCAAACTATAGCCTAGTTAACTGGTGATAATATATAGCTGTAGTTAAATTGATTTTGGAAATGAAATACACATATATACTTGAGGGTGTTCTGAATGGCAGGGAGGACACGGTGAGGGTGCGTATCACAGCACCAAAGCTTGGAAGTAACAAAAAGTTCATCCCGGGATTTGATGAGGCCAAGCGAAATAGCTTCGTGGATAGCTTCACCGAGAGCCTGCTCAGTCTGGTATGCCGCTGCCGTATCAAAATGTCTGTAACCCACTTTGATTGCACTGAGAATGGCTTCTTTGGCACTAATTTGATCGGAAGTAGGGAAGGGATACACAGCCGTTCCCAAACCTAGCACCGGAATACTATAACTACTTGGGGAAGCCAGTAGTGGCAACTCCGGAATGCTTATGCTATCCATTGTTGATTGTTTATCCACAACCCAGAGTTACTACTTACTACATGATGCAGAGAGGCCTGTGTAAACAAGCTATAGCTACATTGTCCTTTACATATGTGACAACTTTACATGGTCCATGGAAGGTGATTGATGAATTATTTCACACAAAGAAGACGAAGAAAAACTGGCATTTCCAAATGTCGGACAAGATGAGTGATCACTATCCTATCTCTATCTGGATTGTCGACTTCACGACTTGTACCCAGATATAGTCATTGGACTAAATAGCCATATGTGGTCATTGAATCCATAATTCCAGATACAAGGTTGAAGCTACAAGCCTGATAGGCCCAATCCATGAACCCACCTCTATAAGCCCATACCATCGTATTGGGTCTCCAAGTAACATTTTTATTTCTTGGGCCAGGTTTTTCTGTTTCTTGTTTATCTAGACCTAGCGAGATTGGGAGTTTCAAAATCGGGAAACTCTGTAAATCATCATAGTACTGAAGGCTGCATTATAACTGGTAACTACTCTAGGAGCAGTCGGTATCTAAGAAGACCAGACGCAGTGACTAACATTACATTGCATTGTACTCATATTTAGTGCCTCTATTTATCTATATAGAGCACAGAGCAACAGAGCACAGTGCAGAATGGGCCACTCTCCACACCAGATTGCATTACACAGAATTAGTGCTCTTTCTTGAACCTTCCACCTTGAATTCCATGGGGAAAGTGATCGATTTTTTCCATATAAATGGAGGCAAAAGCCTCGGGGTAGATCTTTTATTCGGTAGTGTGCTTTTTGGATACTATGAAAAAAGGAAGAAGGACTTGTTTTCTACCTGACTCGATCGATGCGTGTAAGGTGGCATTGGGTGAAATGGAAAGTTCCATCCACTCGCTACATGTTGGAAAACCAGATAAAAGGTTTTGTCTCCATTTGTGTGAAAAGATGCCATGCCTCTTTAAACAAGATAACATGTATGTGGTGGCCTTCTTCTATTTTCTTTTCCCAAAGAGAGAAAAGGGTTTACCCTAGCTTGGTGAAAGCTAAACAAATGAGTGGAAATATGATAATTGCTGGGTCAAATGAAAAAAACAGTAAATTAAGGTTATGAGCTTGTACATTGACCATATTAATTGTCTATACCAGCCGACATGAGTCAAATTTATAGATTCGAGTTTCTTATTAGATATTTTATTTTTCCGCTCCATGCATGTTAAATGAAAAGAAACAGATTTACATACTTAACTCATTTCGATTGTTTTTGTTTATTTGAAGCGCAATTTGGTGAGTAATCTCTTTATATATCTTTTATTTCTTTGGCATTTAAAACTATAAAAGATCTCAAGTCTCAATTGTTTTACATGTATATTGATTTAATTATCTTTATGATCCACATATATATTTGTAATGTGTGTGTGTATATATATATATATATATATATATATATGAGGTAAGCAGATATGATCCACATGATACCTTTATTCACCCAAGTTAAAGCAGATTTGATTCTGTCTCTACAATATTCACTTCACCGTTGAAAGGGGGTTAAAAAGGCAAAGTGGAAGCAGGTACACCCAAAGAGCCATGCCAGGAGAGGGTAATTTTTAAAGCAGGGCAAGCAAAGCAAATCCTCCTCCTCCTAAGCAAGTCCTAACTGCGTGCTAAGCACCGGCCGGGAACAGTAGTAGTCGGTGCCAATCCACCAGACAAAAAAGGAAGCAAACATTAAAAGGTGGGAAAGAAACCCGCACCAACGTAAGCTAGCAAAGCAGAGATGATCGAAGAGTACTGCACGTGGTCCTAACGTTGCGATCCCAGAGAGAACAAAAGCTCCAACCCAAATTTAATTAAGATGCTTGGCAGAAAGCTAGCCAAGGCAGAAGAAAACCAAAGAAAGAAGATATGTGTATAACCTGAAAACAGTAGTCTTCTTGTGCACCTTCGTTTTTGTCTTGCTTTGAATCGTGTAAGGAAACCCAGTAATTAACCAGGCACAGTTAGTTTCCATTTCCTCTATCATTCATTTGCGTTCAACTGGTATATGTCTCTGTTATTAGCCTAGGTAGGTATTACAACGCACTGTTGTACCTGCACGACCCTCCTATCTTGATTTTGATTCTGATCATGATGAAGTGGTAGTAGTAACTCGGTCTATCTCTACCTCTCGGTGTGGTCTGGGCAAAGTAGACGACGTACTGTATAATAATACAGATCGAAGCACATGAGGGAGATCTAAGGAGAGAGAGGAGGGAGTTTGTGTGTGAATTGTTATAATTGTGTTGAGAGGGACGAGTGCCTGAGAGGAACAAGTCCAACAGTGGCACTGAAAAACATGGTGACCTTTTTATAAGGCATTTATAAGGATTACAAATGCTCAGAAAACGACCTTCCATCTTTCTCACTCTCACACACTTGCAGTACTACCCAGCTTTCTTCCAAATCCAATTCAATTCAATTCAATTTGGTTTCATGTGTGTGCATATGTAGGTCAGCAATGGGTGAAAGGTGCTTGCTTTCCCTTTTCTTTTGGCAAAAATGGTCCCAACAAACAATCCATTTAGATAATTAGTTAACTGATTAACCCAGCAGAACTCCCCGTTTATCCAAGTGTCGTTCCCTAATCTCATCTTTCTTATTCTTAACTCTCAAGTAAGCTACCTCTGCCAGTGATCACCTCGCTAACTCCGATCATGGATGCATACATGCCTAGTCTCTATCCACGGCAACTAAACATGATAGCAGAAGCGAGTGAATCGCTTGTGCTATCATTGTCTTTTTAAAAATGTCTACTCGATCAATTATTTACGAACAAAATCCAATTAAAAATAGTGAAGGTGTAATTAACAACAGTACGTGACATATTAGGTCATATTCTCGTGCATAGGGCTCAAATTAGGGTGGCTGTGCCTGTACAATGAATTCTGGGATGCAGTAGAGAGCCACATGGCTACTACATTTTAATTTGCTTGACCTAGCTACATGATCTCAATCCTACGATTCCCTCTATTTTTTTTTGGACCCATGAGCATTTACTAGCAACTTAATTTCCTTTATCTCGATCGTTCTTAGTCTCTACCTTGCAAGATCACTTACATATATGTGAAGCAAATTACCATGTAAAATTCACCTGCTCCCCTTAGTTTATCTGAATTTTGGAAAAATAATAAATACACGAGGACCCAATTACAAACATTTTAACCATTTCCCCAACCTTGGTCAGAAAATAAAGACCCCCTTCCCCTACCCTGCTACAGAAACAATAATTAACTGACAAAAGTAGAGGGAAAAAAAGATAATGGGATCTGCTTAAATAAGGCTCGCTGCATGTGAAAACAAAAACAAAAAAACAAACAAATTGAATGCCCCTTTGAATTAACAGCTAGTGCATGTTGTGGGTGGTAATGATCGATTACTCATGATTCATTGCTCTCCTCCTTCACCTTCGG
This genomic interval carries:
- the LOC101313111 gene encoding non-functional NADPH-dependent codeinone reductase 2-like — protein: MDSISIPELPLLASPSSYSIPVLGLGTAVYPFPTSDQISAKEAILSAIKVGYRHFDTAAAYQTEQALGEAIHEAISLGLIKSRDELFVTSKLWCCDTHPHRVLPAIQNTLKNLGLEYLNLYLIHWPVSLKTPSYDFPINKDHLLPMDFKGVWEAMEECQKLGLTQSIGVSNFSCQKIETLLATAKIPPAVNQVEMNPVWQQKKVRELCKRKGIVVTAYSPLGGQGTPWGSNAVMECEVLKQIADAKGKSLAQVCLRWVYEQGVSFVVKSFNKERIKENVEIFDWELSPEEVEKIDQIPQKRGYQAFDFIADQGPYKSPEEFWDGEI